In a genomic window of Scyliorhinus torazame isolate Kashiwa2021f chromosome 5, sScyTor2.1, whole genome shotgun sequence:
- the LOC140422638 gene encoding uncharacterized protein has product MEGKNIVHSGGKPYTCCVCGRGFAQSSGLTSHKCSHTEEKPWKCADCGKGFTYPSQLETHRRSHTGERPFTCSKCGKGFTHLTALQSHQRVHTGERPFTCSKCGKGFIQSSDLQRHQRVHTGERPFQCPDCGKCYKSSGNLMCHQRVHTDERPFRCSDCGTGFRHSSHLAVHQRVHTGERPFTCSKCGKRFTQLSHLLNHQRVHTDERPFQCPDCGKCYKSSGELMSHQRVHTEEKPFRCSHCGTGFRRSSDLTEHQRTHTGERPFTCSQCGKGFTQSSSLLRHQRGHK; this is encoded by the coding sequence atggaaggaaaaaacattGTTCACAGTGGagggaaaccgtacacgtgttgtgtgtgtggacgaggatttgctcaatcatcaggcctcacaagccacaaatgcagtcacactgaggagaaaccgtggaaatgtgcggactgtgggaaaggattcacttacccatcccagctggaaactcatcgacgcagtcacactggggagagaccattcacctgctccaagtgtgggaagggattcactcatttaacagccctgcagagtcaccagcgagttcacactggggagagaccgttcacctgctccaagtgtgggaagggattcattcagtcatccgacctgcagagacaccagcgagttcacactggggagagaccgtttcaatgtccagactgtgggaagtgctacaaaagttctgggaatctgatgtgccatcaacgtgttcacactgatgagagaccatttagGTGCTCTgattgcgggactgggttcagacactcgTCTCACCTCgctgtacatcagcgagttcacactggggagagaccattcacctgctccaagtgtgggaagagattcactcagttatcccacctgctgaatcaccagcgagttcacactgatgagagaccgtttcaatgtccagactgcgggaagtgctataaaagttctggggaactgatgagccatcaacgtgttcacactgaggagaaaccgttcaggtgctctcactgcgggactgggttcagacgatcatctgacctcactgaacaccagcgaactcacactggagagagaccattcacctgctctcagtgtgggaagggattcactcagtcatcctccctgctgagacaccaacgaggccacaagtaa